A genomic window from Luteolibacter sp. LG18 includes:
- a CDS encoding 2OG-Fe(II) oxygenase, which yields MNFDPLLDALADPGWIAVPGFLPADLARSVAAECAVRWGEGEFQRAGVGRGAALAIREDIRRDHVLWLDRLNAGRAQTTWLDTIEDLRVVMNRGLYLGLNEYEGHFAIYPAGGFYKAHLDRHENTQSRIITAILYLNDGWQPGDGGELKIWTTPGDKDGAFELIEPRLGTLVLFRAGDFWHEVLPANKTRMSITGWFRV from the coding sequence GTGAACTTTGACCCGCTCCTCGACGCCCTCGCCGATCCCGGCTGGATCGCCGTGCCCGGATTCCTGCCCGCCGACCTCGCGCGCTCGGTGGCGGCGGAGTGCGCCGTGCGCTGGGGCGAAGGCGAATTCCAACGCGCGGGGGTGGGTCGCGGGGCCGCACTCGCCATCCGCGAGGACATCCGCCGCGACCACGTGCTGTGGCTGGACCGCTTGAACGCCGGTCGCGCGCAGACCACCTGGCTGGACACCATCGAGGATCTGCGCGTGGTGATGAACCGCGGGCTGTATCTGGGACTTAACGAGTATGAAGGCCACTTCGCGATCTATCCGGCGGGTGGCTTCTACAAGGCCCACCTCGACCGCCACGAGAACACCCAATCCCGGATCATCACCGCCATCCTGTATCTCAACGACGGCTGGCAGCCCGGCGATGGCGGCGAACTGAAGATCTGGACCACGCCAGGCGACAAGGACGGCGCGTTCGAACTGATCGAGCCCCGGCTGGGAACGCTGGTGCTCTTCCGCGCCGGGGATTTCTGGCACGAGGTACTCCCCGCGAACAAAACGCGGATGAGCATCACGGGCTGGTTCCGAGTGTAG
- a CDS encoding Crp/Fnr family transcriptional regulator: MHDPELIRLAALASSLQRATIFSGLPETDLQRVAGYSRVVPLKKNEILFREGDPVEGFYVVTKGLIKAYRIGDGGREQLIHLIHAGESFAEPAVAGLPGYPAHTRALEKSEVVLIHGKSFLDHLRDQSDLALRMLASLSRHLHDLVSTIENYKLRDAETRLLHWLLRRCGGSATASIELGIRKGVLASELGTRQETLSRIFAKLRDEDLIEVKARSIEVPDVPRLRRMFEEHLQPEGA; this comes from the coding sequence ATGCACGACCCCGAATTGATCCGTCTCGCCGCGCTGGCCTCGTCGTTGCAGCGCGCCACGATCTTCAGCGGCCTTCCGGAAACCGATCTCCAGCGGGTGGCGGGCTATTCACGGGTGGTGCCGCTCAAGAAGAACGAGATCCTGTTCCGGGAGGGCGATCCAGTGGAAGGGTTCTACGTGGTCACGAAAGGACTCATCAAAGCCTACCGGATCGGCGATGGCGGGCGGGAGCAATTGATCCACCTCATCCACGCCGGTGAATCCTTCGCCGAGCCCGCGGTGGCCGGTTTGCCGGGCTATCCGGCGCACACCCGCGCGCTGGAGAAGAGCGAGGTGGTGCTGATCCACGGCAAGTCATTCCTCGACCACCTCCGCGACCAATCCGATCTCGCGCTGCGGATGCTGGCCTCGCTCAGCCGCCATCTCCATGACCTCGTCTCCACCATCGAGAACTACAAGCTCCGCGATGCCGAGACGCGCCTGCTCCATTGGCTCCTGCGGCGTTGCGGGGGCAGTGCCACCGCCTCGATCGAGCTCGGCATCCGCAAGGGTGTGCTCGCCTCTGAACTCGGCACCCGTCAGGAAACCTTGTCCCGCATCTTCGCCAAGCTGCGGGACGAAGACCTGATCGAGGTGAAGGCCCGGAGCATCGAGGTGCCGGATGTTCCTCGCCTGCGGAGGATGTTCGAGGAACACCTGCAGCCGGAGGGGGCTTGA
- the hmpA gene encoding NO-inducible flavohemoprotein has translation MQTTTPSALSDKTIAVVKSTAPVLEQHGELLTRHFYARMFRENPEVKALFNSSNQGGTQQKALAGAICAFAANVDRLEALASAVERIAQKHAGLGIQPEHYPVVGANLLASIREVLGEAATDDIIDAWAEAYGFLANILIGREGAIYRDQAEAEHGWAGFKPFTIARKQVESEVITSFYLKPVDDSKVPSYKPGQYLTVRVPDAVSGTTMRNYSLSSAHSPEGFRISVKAEPSGSVSGFLHAQEEGTVLEIGPPCGEFFLDLNGDPTRPLVLISGGVGITPTLAMLETALKAWPEREIVFIHGALNGRTHAFRDALLDLSIDHPLLTLHTRYSSPTEEDRERGGFDSEGYVDGDLIASLVPRFDGDYYFCGPKPFMIGIYRQLAEWGVAAERIHFEFFGPRQELEA, from the coding sequence ATGCAAACGACAACCCCATCCGCCCTCAGTGACAAGACCATCGCGGTGGTGAAAAGCACTGCCCCCGTCCTGGAACAACACGGGGAACTCCTCACCCGCCACTTCTACGCGCGCATGTTCCGGGAAAACCCGGAGGTGAAAGCGCTCTTCAACTCCAGCAACCAGGGAGGAACCCAACAGAAGGCGCTGGCCGGGGCGATCTGCGCCTTCGCGGCGAATGTCGACCGCCTGGAAGCGCTCGCATCCGCCGTCGAGCGGATCGCGCAGAAACACGCGGGCCTCGGCATCCAGCCGGAGCATTATCCGGTCGTGGGTGCGAACCTGCTGGCCTCGATCCGCGAGGTGCTGGGCGAGGCCGCCACCGATGACATCATCGATGCGTGGGCGGAGGCCTACGGCTTCCTCGCCAATATCCTGATCGGGCGGGAAGGCGCGATCTACCGTGATCAAGCGGAGGCCGAGCACGGCTGGGCCGGGTTCAAGCCTTTCACCATCGCACGCAAGCAGGTCGAGAGCGAGGTGATCACGTCCTTTTACCTGAAGCCCGTGGATGACTCGAAGGTGCCGTCCTACAAGCCCGGTCAATACCTCACCGTGCGGGTGCCGGATGCAGTGAGCGGGACGACGATGCGGAACTACAGCCTTTCCTCCGCGCACTCACCGGAAGGATTCCGGATCAGCGTGAAGGCCGAACCAAGCGGCAGCGTTTCCGGGTTCCTGCATGCGCAGGAGGAAGGGACAGTGCTGGAGATTGGACCACCGTGCGGAGAGTTCTTCCTCGATCTGAACGGAGATCCCACGCGGCCGCTGGTGCTAATCTCCGGTGGCGTCGGCATCACCCCGACACTGGCGATGCTCGAAACGGCGCTGAAGGCGTGGCCGGAACGTGAGATCGTGTTCATCCATGGCGCGCTCAACGGCCGCACCCACGCCTTCCGCGATGCCCTGCTCGATCTCTCGATCGATCACCCGCTGCTCACGCTCCATACCCGCTACAGCTCACCGACCGAGGAGGACCGCGAGCGCGGTGGCTTCGACAGCGAGGGCTACGTCGATGGCGACCTGATCGCGTCGCTGGTGCCGCGCTTCGATGGCGATTACTACTTCTGCGGCCCGAAGCCGTTCATGATCGGTATCTACCGCCAGCTCGCCGAATGGGGCGTGGCCGCGGAACGGATTCACTTCGAGTTCTTCGGCCCGCGCCAGGAGCTGGAGGCGTAG
- a CDS encoding type II secretion system F family protein, with amino-acid sequence MPVFAFKALNSSGAVTTGQIDATDRPEALRLLDKRGLQPVSLKENAAATVPSASKNKAKAEANYDKGVAAKPAAKAKEDAIPEGPIKMKRAEVVMFTEELSDMLGAGLQLEPALKSMESRQELGSLKSVAYKIRQEVRDGMNFSAALKRVSPSFGPLYCSLAAAGEASGALDTILKRQAHYLKTLQELQSKLILAMIYPAFLVLAGIGVSVVFVTTLIPQLTELIKSTPGGKLPLPIKWMMAVSNHLGQYWYVYVILLIAGALFFKAWKDNDANKPTWDRVKLKMPLMGPVIASRFYVQFLETMANLVGNGLPLLRALELTRDATQNLSLRGELNRVIDQVGDGRAFSRALIRTGAFPALFVDMISVGEQTGKLDISLRRAAERYDKELNKDLQRIMALIMPTILIIMAGLIGTMAYLMITAIFQTISNLGAH; translated from the coding sequence GTGCCCGTCTTCGCCTTCAAAGCCCTGAATTCCTCCGGTGCCGTCACCACCGGGCAAATCGACGCCACCGATCGCCCGGAAGCCCTGCGCTTGCTCGACAAGCGTGGCCTCCAGCCGGTGAGCCTGAAGGAGAACGCGGCGGCCACGGTGCCATCCGCCTCCAAGAACAAGGCCAAGGCGGAGGCGAACTACGACAAGGGCGTGGCCGCCAAGCCCGCGGCGAAGGCCAAGGAAGACGCGATTCCGGAAGGTCCGATCAAGATGAAGCGGGCTGAGGTGGTGATGTTCACCGAGGAGCTTTCCGACATGCTCGGCGCCGGTCTCCAGCTCGAGCCCGCGCTCAAGTCGATGGAGAGCCGCCAGGAACTCGGCAGCCTCAAGAGCGTGGCCTACAAAATCCGCCAGGAGGTGCGCGATGGCATGAACTTCTCCGCCGCGCTGAAGCGGGTGAGCCCCAGCTTCGGGCCGCTCTACTGCTCGCTGGCCGCCGCCGGCGAGGCTTCCGGCGCGCTCGACACCATCCTCAAGCGCCAGGCCCACTACCTGAAGACCCTCCAGGAACTCCAGAGCAAGCTCATCCTCGCGATGATCTATCCGGCCTTCCTCGTGCTCGCCGGCATCGGCGTGTCCGTGGTCTTCGTCACCACCCTCATCCCGCAGCTCACCGAACTGATCAAGAGCACCCCGGGGGGCAAACTGCCGCTGCCGATCAAGTGGATGATGGCGGTCAGCAACCACCTCGGCCAGTATTGGTATGTTTACGTGATCCTGCTGATCGCCGGGGCGCTGTTCTTCAAGGCGTGGAAGGACAACGACGCGAACAAGCCGACCTGGGACCGGGTGAAGCTGAAGATGCCGCTCATGGGGCCGGTGATCGCCAGCCGCTTCTACGTCCAGTTCCTCGAAACCATGGCGAACCTGGTGGGCAACGGCCTGCCGTTGCTGCGCGCGCTCGAGCTGACCCGGGATGCCACCCAGAACCTCTCGCTGCGGGGTGAACTGAATCGCGTGATCGACCAAGTCGGCGATGGCCGCGCGTTCTCCCGCGCCCTGATCCGCACCGGGGCCTTCCCGGCCTTGTTCGTGGACATGATTTCCGTCGGTGAGCAGACCGGCAAGCTGGATATCTCCCTGCGCCGCGCCGCGGAGCGCTACGATAAGGAACTGAACAAGGATCTCCAGCGCATCATGGCGCTGATCATGCCGACGATCCTCATCATCATGGCTGGCCTCATCGGCACCATGGCCTACCTGATGATCACCGCGATCTTCCAGACGATCTCGAACCTCGGCGCGCACTGA
- a CDS encoding GspE/PulE family protein: MTQLLLEPARRTGCDDLKAVSDVLEGASQRQRSPIDDLLDAGILDEEKYLRELAHDLGMEWLESIPPAEAPLPLREACGPRIALRHRLLPISIEGEGSETILKLATFDPFNLVARQATAQELPMRVEWCMASRRRIHESLRRLYGVGADTFEQILEGREMDFESLEATDEANVIDKDDDEEASVVKFVNQIIREALDQHATDIHVEPLSDNLRIRYRIDGRLLEVTVPENIKALQSSVIARLKIMSRLDIAERRLPQDGRINLQFEGQTIDVRVATVPTVEGESVSLRLLNQQKFNVEKLGMEPFVRQKIESLLHLPNGIILITGPTGSGKSTSLYSFLGEVNHPERRIVTVEDPVENKLPGVMQIAVKSEIGLTFASALRSILRADPNIVMIGEIRDLETAEIAIRASLTGHLVFSTLHTNDSLGGISRLVDMGVEPFLVSAAVRAFLAQRLVRRLCPHCKVPREVTTQDRLDLGIPLDIEGQAYSAKGCDRCRNTGFSGRLAIYEVAILTHAMQELVAHSAPNNQIRAQAIKDGYVPMRGYGWFKVMQGQTTIEEVISVTSTDVATDV; encoded by the coding sequence ATGACCCAGCTCCTGCTCGAACCCGCCCGCCGCACCGGATGTGACGACCTCAAGGCCGTCTCGGATGTCCTCGAAGGGGCATCCCAGCGCCAACGCTCTCCGATCGACGACCTGCTCGATGCCGGGATTCTGGACGAGGAGAAGTATCTCCGCGAGCTGGCCCACGACCTGGGCATGGAGTGGCTGGAAAGCATTCCGCCCGCCGAGGCCCCGCTGCCGCTGCGCGAGGCCTGCGGCCCGCGGATCGCCCTCCGCCACCGCCTGCTGCCGATTTCCATCGAGGGCGAGGGGAGCGAGACCATCCTGAAGCTGGCCACCTTCGATCCTTTCAATCTCGTCGCCCGCCAGGCCACCGCCCAGGAGCTCCCGATGCGGGTGGAGTGGTGCATGGCCTCCCGCCGCCGTATCCATGAATCCCTCCGCCGCCTTTACGGGGTGGGGGCGGACACCTTCGAGCAGATCCTCGAAGGCCGTGAAATGGACTTCGAGAGCCTCGAGGCGACCGACGAGGCGAACGTCATCGACAAGGATGACGACGAGGAAGCCAGCGTCGTCAAGTTCGTGAACCAGATCATTCGCGAAGCCCTCGACCAGCACGCGACCGATATTCACGTCGAGCCTCTCAGCGACAACCTCCGCATCCGCTACCGCATCGACGGCCGCCTGCTGGAGGTGACCGTGCCGGAGAACATCAAGGCGCTCCAGAGCTCGGTGATCGCCCGCTTGAAGATCATGTCCCGCTTGGACATCGCCGAGCGCCGCTTGCCACAGGACGGTCGTATCAATCTCCAGTTCGAAGGCCAGACCATCGACGTCCGCGTCGCCACCGTGCCGACCGTCGAGGGCGAGAGCGTGTCTCTCCGACTCCTCAACCAGCAGAAGTTCAATGTCGAGAAGCTCGGCATGGAGCCCTTCGTGCGGCAGAAGATCGAGTCCCTGCTGCACCTGCCGAACGGCATCATCCTGATCACCGGCCCGACCGGTTCGGGTAAGTCGACCAGCCTTTATTCCTTCCTCGGCGAGGTGAACCACCCGGAGCGCCGTATCGTGACGGTCGAGGATCCGGTGGAAAACAAGCTCCCTGGCGTGATGCAGATCGCCGTGAAGTCGGAAATCGGCCTCACCTTCGCCTCGGCCCTGCGCTCCATTCTCCGTGCCGACCCGAACATCGTGATGATCGGGGAAATTCGAGACCTTGAGACCGCGGAAATCGCGATCCGCGCCTCGCTCACCGGTCACTTGGTGTTCTCGACCCTCCATACCAACGACTCGCTTGGCGGCATCAGCCGTCTGGTGGACATGGGCGTGGAGCCGTTCTTGGTGTCCGCGGCGGTCCGCGCCTTCCTCGCCCAGCGCCTGGTGCGCCGCCTCTGCCCGCACTGCAAGGTGCCGCGCGAGGTGACGACCCAGGACCGCCTCGATCTTGGCATTCCGCTGGATATCGAGGGCCAGGCCTACTCGGCCAAGGGCTGCGACCGCTGCCGCAACACGGGCTTCTCCGGACGTCTCGCCATCTACGAGGTGGCCATCCTCACCCACGCCATGCAGGAACTGGTGGCCCACAGCGCGCCGAACAATCAGATCCGCGCCCAGGCGATCAAGGATGGCTACGTTCCCATGCGTGGCTACGGCTGGTTCAAGGTGATGCAGGGTCAGACCACCATCGAGGAAGTCATCTCCGTCACCTCCACGGACGTCGCCACCGACGTCTGA
- a CDS encoding ATP-binding cassette domain-containing protein yields the protein MSYLEVRDLYKQFTKRSGGPFSSSTETIRAVDGVSLSLEKGEILGLVGESGCGKSTLSRTLMQLTPPTSGSVILNGEDLSKLPHHEIRKRRLDFQMVFQDPYASLNPRMTVFSTLAEAIKQRHPKLAKLALVERVETLMATCGLDAGTMRKYPHEFSGGQRQRIAIARALAPEPKLVIADEPVSALDVSIQSQILNLLKKLQKDLGLTLIFISHDLGVVHYLADRIVVMYKGKIVESGTAAEVFHHPQNDYTKRLLAAIPKLADAPAA from the coding sequence GTGTCTTATTTGGAAGTCCGCGATCTCTACAAGCAGTTCACCAAGCGTTCCGGGGGCCCGTTCTCGTCCTCCACGGAAACGATCCGCGCGGTGGACGGTGTCAGCCTGTCCCTCGAAAAAGGCGAAATCCTCGGGCTGGTGGGTGAATCCGGCTGCGGGAAATCGACCCTTTCCCGAACCCTCATGCAGCTCACCCCGCCGACCTCCGGCTCGGTGATCCTGAACGGCGAGGACCTTTCCAAGCTCCCGCACCATGAGATCCGGAAGCGCCGGCTCGATTTCCAGATGGTGTTCCAAGACCCCTACGCCTCGCTGAACCCCCGCATGACGGTGTTCTCGACGCTGGCGGAGGCGATCAAGCAGCGCCACCCGAAGCTCGCGAAGCTGGCGCTGGTGGAGCGGGTCGAAACCCTGATGGCCACCTGCGGCCTGGATGCCGGGACGATGCGGAAGTACCCGCACGAATTCTCCGGTGGCCAGCGCCAGCGCATCGCCATCGCCCGCGCACTGGCCCCGGAACCGAAACTCGTGATCGCGGACGAGCCCGTGTCGGCCCTCGACGTATCGATCCAATCGCAGATTCTGAACCTGCTCAAGAAGCTCCAGAAGGACCTGGGCCTGACGCTGATTTTCATCTCCCACGACCTCGGGGTGGTCCACTATCTGGCCGACCGCATCGTGGTGATGTACAAGGGCAAGATCGTGGAATCCGGCACCGCCGCGGAGGTGTTCCACCACCCGCAGAACGACTACACCAAGCGGTTGCTGGCTGCGATTCCGAAGCTGGCGGACGCACCGGCCGCTTGA
- the msrB gene encoding peptide-methionine (R)-S-oxide reductase MsrB, which yields MSMLTPMFHSRWLAALAFPLVLGSCKAEDANKTAMETSKDAPAQPTGKVEKTDAEWKKILTPEQYRILRQAGTERPNSEVYEQFKKQGGGTYYCAGCGAELFTSKEKFDSHCGWPSFYDPSKAKNVIARDDYSGGMVRTEVLCAKCGGHLGHVFKGEGFDTPTDQRYCINGMALKFVPAEAKAEEKPAKDK from the coding sequence ATGAGTATGTTGACGCCGATGTTCCACTCCCGCTGGCTTGCCGCTCTCGCGTTCCCGTTGGTCCTCGGATCGTGCAAGGCCGAGGATGCCAACAAAACCGCCATGGAAACCTCCAAGGATGCCCCCGCCCAACCCACCGGCAAGGTCGAGAAGACCGATGCCGAGTGGAAGAAGATCCTCACCCCGGAACAGTACCGGATCCTGCGCCAGGCCGGAACCGAGCGCCCGAACAGCGAGGTCTACGAGCAGTTCAAGAAGCAGGGCGGCGGCACTTACTACTGCGCAGGTTGCGGCGCGGAGCTTTTCACCTCCAAGGAGAAGTTCGACTCCCACTGCGGCTGGCCGAGCTTCTACGACCCGTCCAAGGCCAAGAACGTGATCGCGCGCGACGACTACTCCGGCGGCATGGTCCGCACCGAGGTGTTGTGCGCGAAATGCGGCGGCCATCTCGGCCACGTGTTCAAGGGCGAGGGCTTCGACACCCCCACCGACCAGCGTTATTGCATCAACGGCATGGCGCTGAAGTTCGTGCCAGCCGAGGCGAAGGCGGAGGAAAAGCCCGCCAAGGACAAGTGA
- a CDS encoding trypsin-like serine protease: MLDPADAPGVTAADYQNLAAGYTSVGKVGGSGQAGSGVLISDRWVLTAGHVSIGKAGGTFTIGGNTYTVSTATTYPGFFSTSVGNDLGLLYLSAPVTGVDPAIMLSTQGGLMGESSVWVGYGFTGNGTTGYSFALNEKRAFTNVIDFYGPKYGVASTSFVSDFDRPGDPTSNAEDSNPSATTLEGNVAPGDSGGGVFIKRGGKDYLVGTISYLASFDGTGNADYGDLSGATNLDLYYSWIAQQTGIQAVPEPSVGLLAAMPLLLCWHRRRQRQEEG; this comes from the coding sequence ATGCTCGATCCGGCCGATGCGCCCGGAGTGACGGCAGCGGATTACCAGAACCTTGCCGCCGGTTACACCTCGGTGGGCAAGGTGGGAGGTTCCGGCCAAGCGGGTTCAGGCGTGCTGATCTCGGACCGCTGGGTGCTGACCGCCGGCCACGTCAGCATCGGCAAGGCGGGCGGCACCTTCACCATCGGCGGCAATACCTACACGGTTTCCACCGCCACGACCTATCCGGGCTTCTTCTCGACCTCGGTGGGCAACGACCTTGGATTGCTCTATCTCAGCGCGCCCGTCACCGGAGTCGATCCGGCGATCATGCTGAGCACCCAGGGTGGCCTGATGGGGGAAAGCTCGGTGTGGGTGGGGTATGGTTTCACCGGAAATGGCACCACCGGCTACAGCTTCGCGCTGAACGAGAAGCGGGCCTTCACCAACGTCATCGATTTTTACGGTCCGAAATACGGCGTCGCCTCGACCTCGTTCGTCTCCGATTTCGACCGCCCCGGCGATCCGACCAGCAACGCGGAGGATTCCAACCCGAGCGCCACGACTCTAGAGGGCAATGTCGCCCCTGGTGACAGCGGCGGCGGGGTTTTCATCAAACGGGGCGGAAAGGATTATCTGGTCGGCACGATCAGCTATCTCGCCAGTTTCGATGGCACCGGCAATGCCGACTACGGCGACCTCAGCGGCGCGACCAACCTCGATTTGTATTACTCGTGGATCGCCCAGCAAACGGGCATCCAAGCGGTACCGGAGCCATCCGTCGGGCTTCTGGCCGCCATGCCGCTCCTCTTGTGCTGGCACCGCCGCAGGCAGCGCCAGGAAGAAGGTTGA